The genomic DNA TACTAGAGAGGTAAACAATGTCTGGTTTTATATCAAGAGAAGCAGATTACGCTATAAGGATTGTTGCATATCTTGCAGGCAAGAAGGGGAAAACAAAAATCAGTGAAATATGTGAAAAGCTATACCTTACCAAACCCATTGTCATAAAAATCATTCATAAACTAAATAAGTGCAATATTGTTGAAACACTTACAGGGAAAAATGGAGGAGTTACCCTTATAAAAGATATTTCCGAACTAAGCATCTATGAAATATTAACATGTATAGGTTTAA from Deferribacter autotrophicus includes the following:
- a CDS encoding RrF2 family transcriptional regulator; translated protein: MSGFISREADYAIRIVAYLAGKKGKTKISEICEKLYLTKPIVIKIIHKLNKCNIVETLTGKNGGVTLIKDISELSIYEILTCIGLNSSFNICVDKPEICKLNPICNITTFFKTIQDNIIHNLKSAKIKDFIFDDDQLNIIKLNNR